A segment of the Primulina eburnea isolate SZY01 unplaced genomic scaffold, ASM2296580v1 ctg822_ERROPOS1000000+, whole genome shotgun sequence genome:
GGGCAAACTCTTGGTCCAAGAAAATTCCTCAACCCCACCGACCTTTGAGTATTGGGAGGAGTGAAATAAGGGGATGTGCATGTAGCCATCGCGGAAAATATATGAACCGAGAAGAATCGTGTTTACAGCCCAAAATATGCCAGATATAATCCACTGAATCCCAAATTTTAGCCTACTTTTCGTCTCACAACCTGTCACTAATTAAATCGTCAAAAAATGAGATTGCCAATTTAAAGCAACGCGAATTTTCAAAAGAGAAAACTCATCATAGTCATAGCCGGATATTATCAAGACAACTGCATTTGTAAAAAGTAAAAGGAAACAAGGATAGCACAAAAAATAAAGCGGCAAATAAAATCCAGATAGAAAAACCCATTCGGCACTTCCGGATGCAAGGGTTTTAAAaaaactcgaaataatccttaaTCAATAATTATCAATACAGAAGAAAAAGATACTCTGAAAGACAGCATTAAACAGCAAACACAGAAAAAAGAACCAATTAAACTCCAAAAAAAGAAGCCGTTCACCTaagcaattgctgcttcaaagCAACAAAGAAGAACTCAATCGTAACGTTTGCTGCATTATTGGAAATAGAGATATTCTGCTAGCAAATGGTGCTGTCAAATTGCCGACGGCGGATATCACATCGATTTAAAAAAGGAAGCACGAAAGATCTCCAGGTTCACACGAGTCTCCTTCAATAAACTACAAAATTGTTTGGATGCCCACCTgtacttgatttaaattattgtttgattaaataaacatttGTTTTGTTGAAGACGAAAAAAACGGAAACCAGTGGGCCTGAACCAGTGGGCCTTTAGCCTTAAAGTTTGGGCTTTAAATATTAGTAATATAAACACACTTATCTGCCGGGTTTTAAGTTGATTGGTTGTTTTCGATTTTCCGTTGGTTCTTGATACGGACGTATCAAGAGGAAAAGGATAGAGATATCTGAGACGTAAACAAATTGAATTGGTTCGCTGTTTTTTGAGTTGattcgaaaatattaaattattatgtgagcttgtcaaatttaacatgtttgaattttttttagatcGAATTCGAACTCAAATTATATTATTCAATAGTTCGTCagctttaatattttattatataatataatataaatatatatcaaataaataaatttattttgcgTTTGGATTTGAgttgaaaatttgaaatgacTTTGTGTTTTGATAAATTTAAATTCTACCACAACGATTCAAAAAATAACTAGCGAAATTTCAAATTTACTGTCAAGTAGATTTTttataaccattttctcaaatcaACCAatagatttatttatttattttgaaggtAAACTCGTaactttattaattaaaatcatCCATTACAAGATTAACCAAGCAAAAGAGAAATTCATCATTCATCCAAACAAAGGTGAAGGCGAAGAACAAGCAAAACGAGCAATATTATGAGCAACATTAATCGACGATCGACAAACATGTATGCATTCAGAGATCGTAGGTCTCTTCAAGCGCTCCCTGATGTCCAATGTACAAAGTCCAATATAGCCAAGTTCATCTTGTTCGGTAATATGACGGCATGCATTGACAATAAAAAATCTTATGATACTTGTACATCAGTAAAACCTTTATCGTAGAAGAGAAGAATTCCTTCCCGGATTGCCAGCAATTCCCCATGTACTGCTGATAAAGGTTGGTTTATCTATTTACCAAAAGCCAACAGCAAACGTTCTTGATTGTCTCGAACTACCCCACCAATACTAAATTTGTGACTCTCCACGTTCACAGTCAGGGCCGATCCTAACAATATTTGGGCCTGAGTCGAACTTTTAAAAAAGACCTCTGAATCATAATGtgtgttcatattttttttagttttataacaattttcaaattaaatcaatacgtcaaagacaatataaaaaattaaatgaataaaaatatcaacatgtccaaaattATCACTAAAAAACAACCCGTCTAACAGTTTAGAgctaaaaataataatcaagTCTGTATAATCAATTTGTTCAGTAATTTTTTTCTCAATCGATAACATAGCCAAtccattcaatctttcttgtgacTTGGTTGATCGGAGAAAAGTTTGATGAGCTTTAACTTTGAGAAACTTCGCTCTACACTTGCTACTATAACCGGGACAGTCAACAAGATTTTATAAGCAATATGAGCATTTGGGAAACACCCATCCATTTTCTTCAAGTAATTCACTACATCAATGGCCGATTTTGCTTCTCTTGGTAATGAGCACCTCAAGAATGTCAACTCTGAAAATAGATCATCCCCATTAATATCAGAACAACCCTTATGAATCAAAGAATTTTCAAGATTCTTGCAAGACCTCAACAATGTTTCATTGTCTGCACTTTGTAACCTCTCTAGATTGAAGATGCATAAAAAGCCCAAGTCCCGAAGTATCATCAACATCTAAAAATTGCAGTTTAATTCTTGAGCCTTGTCTCGTATTTTGTCTTTTTTTGTCGTTCTTTTTGAAGAATTTTAGCAGTTTTCACTGTTTTAACTTGGTTTGGATTATATATTTACTTTTCGATTATTAGGATTTGGATTATTCCTTCTCTTCTTGCTTTCGGTGTTTTTATCGGTACATTTAGGGATTTGGGGACTAACACCTTGAAATTTATGTGTCTCTAAATAATTTACAGAAGAAGAATGACGCGCAATGAAATTCAACTTGTAAAGAAATttcatttaaatcataaacaataAACCTAAATCCAATATATCAATAGAAATCAAATTATTCAAGTAACAAGATTAAGGGGGAAAAAGCATTATAATACAAATTATTACCGTACATAACATTAATACACTTACAAGGGTGAGCAAGTGCAACCGATGCTGGAGTCGAATATGGAGAAGACGAAAGATAGAAGAGTGGAGCAGTGAGAGGGAGAGCAATTTTACAggcttttatttgatattttattgattatttatattttaatatttataaattaaataggctgttattcattttttatatatatatattaattttttttaaaaattttagggcCCTAAAAAAATATGGGCATGAGGCCTTGGCCTCTTATGGCTCTTAATTGGATCGGCCCTGTTCACAGTCGCAACCACATTAAGTTTGAACGAGCAATTCCTTGGCGGTGTCCATGTCTTCTCTTGATTTCCTTTCAAAGGTATATCAGCTATTTTCATTTTGTTTCTGGCTTTGCGAAACTCAGATAAACGCGTTGAGCTCCAAGAAACATCAGCTGCTATTATGTATTTGAAATCTCTAATTTAAAAAATCCAAAtacaataatatttaaatttaacaaTCCAAATTCAACTTTAGATTCTTTGGAGTATTTATTGTTCACTAACTTTAAATCTATCCATCCAAATTCAATTTTATATTCTTTTTgagtatttatttttttttgataatatAAATATCTTGCTAACAGCTAACCGTTCTGAGTCAAACTAGAATTATTCTATCAAACTCAAGCCAAAAGTTTAAAACAATTCAAAATTCGATTTTGAACGGAATTCTAGAGTACTAATATTTTCTTCGTATGTGACTTGATTTGgtcatatattttataaaataaagatctttttaaatatttgatttttctctcctaaaattatatataaacacaTTGAAACTTATATACTTGAATAGTTTCCGATGAGCCTGTAATGAATTAGAAATAGACAAATACTTGTGTTAAAcaatctcacggatcgtatttatCGTATTTATGAAACAgttctcttatttaggtcatccataaaaaatattatttttatgctaaaaatactactttttattgtgaatatgggtaagatTGACCTGTCTcagatattaagatccgtgagacggtctcacatgaaactcactcttaaaaataaaaagtagAATACATCACTTCCTAGATACGTCTAAACAGTAATCCGTATATTAGTCTCCACCATACACAACATCATACGACAAACTGCCCAGTCTATGTTTAGGAACAAACACAAGCACATACAAGCCATGTTCAGTGCATAATTCTCGAAAAGGTACGTAACTAAACATACTAGTTCCAAAAATATTAACCCCATTAACCCAAATTCGCATCGACGCAGCACCACAGAAGCATTTAGCCagaatcctaattaaattgcgTTTGGCCAGCCATTCGTTTGGTCAGTGTGGACAACTAGAGCTCCTCCTCATTGTTCTCAACTTCTCCTTGACTTTTTGAGCCTTGGATTGCATCTCTACCTTCTTCACTTTTGCTTCCTCATAGTACTGTCACAACCGCATACCGAAATCACGACTGGCATTAGAACAGGTAATATTATACACATTACAGTCATACCTAGCAAGATCTTTAATCGCATTTAGTACGAAATTTCGACTTTCGTCGTATGGGTGTGGGTTGGCATAAAAGAAATTATTGGGATTAAGGACCGAAAAAATTTACCTGCTGTTTCCTTTTCCTCTCTAGCTCAGCCTGCAGAAGGATCAAAAGATAAAACTTGTTTGAGTAGAAAGTTTTTTGAATGACACGTCGATGGATAGTTATTTTCCAAGTATTTACCAAAGCTTGTTTCAAGAGTTCGTTCTCTTCTTTTAACTGGTTCAATTCAGCTTCGAGTTCAACTGTATAAGCCTGCCAATTCAATCAAAACATCACTCTTGAATTATCAATATAGATCTAATGTCTGAAATCATTGACAAATGGATCAAGTACCTGCTTTCTTGCTCTTGATCGGGCAGCCGATTCTCTATTCTTGATCATCCTTCGTTGCCGCCTTTCCACCACCCTCTCAACCGGCCCATCTACGATCCTCTTCCGTCCCCCCCTTGCCGCATCCATTCCATACTGATTACCACTATCAACTTGATTCGTGCACAATCCATCCGATGACACTGGACTTACTGGAGATCCAATCCCTATACCTGCCTGCACCTGCCCGTATCCTGCTCCACAGCCATTCCCCATTCTACCTCCACAATTACCGGCACTTGGCTGCTGTGCGTACCCACTGCTGCCCCTTTTCGTCCCACTAGAATAACTAGACACCTCTCCAACGCCACTCTGCGGAAGCGGCTGATAAGTTCCGATCACAGGCCTAGCAACAAAATTGGGAACCATTTCCGGATGGTTGCTGTTTTGGTACATTTCATACGAAGGTGGCTGCTGACATGGTGTGGAGAGGCGATTTTGTTCTTGTACAATTCCAGCCCGAACCAAGAAATCTTCCAGCGTCATTTCTCCTAATGTATGTTGCCTTTGAGCAGGAGTGGGATTATGAGCATTGCTTTGACCATCTCCACTAGTGTGAATTTCGGTCCACACTTCGTCCACCGTTTTACGACACAGAGGCTCCGGGATACTCAGAGAACCTTGTCTTGGTAAGCTAGATTGCTTGGCCATGCCCTTATACGCAGACAAATTAGTTTCGCAACGGGGAAACTGCGCTGCATTAGCAGCGTTCATTGTCATTTGAGTCTGCGACTGAGCCTGATTCTCTTCAGCAGTCCATATGCTATTGAGGAATTCATCCATGTTCATAGACCCGAAATTCTTTCCACCCTCACAAATAGTATTCTGAAACTCGTCGAGTGTTAGCGAATATACCGATGATTGCC
Coding sequences within it:
- the LOC140822430 gene encoding protein ABSCISIC ACID-INSENSITIVE 5-like; its protein translation is MVTTDNETKSPGEVESSSQSKQQQSKNQPLQSLGRQSSVYSLTLDEFQNTICEGGKNFGSMNMDEFLNSIWTAEENQAQSQTQMTMNAANAAQFPRCETNLSAYKGMAKQSSLPRQGSLSIPEPLCRKTVDEVWTEIHTSGDGQSNAHNPTPAQRQHTLGEMTLEDFLVRAGIVQEQNRLSTPCQQPPSYEMYQNSNHPEMVPNFVARPVIGTYQPLPQSGVGEVSSYSSGTKRGSSGYAQQPSAGNCGGRMGNGCGAGYGQVQAGIGIGSPVSPVSSDGLCTNQVDSGNQYGMDAARGGRKRIVDGPVERVVERRQRRMIKNRESAARSRARKQAYTVELEAELNQLKEENELLKQALAELERKRKQQYYEEAKVKKVEMQSKAQKVKEKLRTMRRSSSCPH